In the genome of Terriglobia bacterium, the window ATGGCCGAAGTAAAAAACGTAACCATCACCGTTGACGGCAAGCAGGTTACCGCTCCTGCGGGCACGCTGCTGATTGAAGCCTGCAAGGCCGTGGGAATTGAAGTCCCATCGTTCTGCTATTACCCGGGGCTTTCTCTTCAGGCCGCCTGCCGCATGTGCCTGGTGCGCATTGAGAAAATGCCTAAGCTCCAGACCGCCTGCACTGTACCGATAACCGATGGCATGGTCGTGGCCACTGATACGGATGAAGTTCGCCAGGCGCGCAAGTCGATGATCGAACTCCTGCTTGGTAACCACCCGCTGGACTGCCCCGTGTGCGACGCCGGCGGCGAATGCGAACTGCAGGACATGACTTTCAAGTATGGCGCGGCGGAATCGCGCTATATGGAAGGCAAGCTGCATAAAGAAGAGCAGCAGTGGTCGCCGGTGGTCTTCTTTGATCGCCCGCGCTGCATTCTCTGCTATCGCTGCGTGCGCGTCTGCGGTGAGGGCATGGACGTCTCCGCGCTGGGCGTTCAGCTTCGCGGCTCCAGCTCGGTGATCGCCCCGAACGAAGGCGACCATCTGGACTGCGAAGAATGCGGCATGTGCATCGATATTTGTCCAGTCGGCGCGTTGACCTCCGGCGCTTACCGCTACAAGACCCGTCCGTGGGAGATGAAGCACGTTGGCACCATCTGCACGCACTGCGGCGATGGCTGCAAGACCACGCTGGGCGTCCGCCGGTCTGACACCGGAATGGACATTGTTCGCGGCGATAATCGCGACAAGAGCGGCATCAATGGCGACTTCCTCTGCATCAAGGGCCGCTACGGGTTCGATTATTTTGATCACAAAGACCGTCTGCGCCAGCCTCTGGTCCGCAAAGACGGCAAGCTTACGCCTACTACCTGGGAAGAAGCCATTGAGCATGTGGGCAAGCGACTGCGCGAGATTCGCGACAGCAAGGGCGGCCAGTCGATTGGCGTGATTGGCTCCAATCGGACGACCAACGAAGAAAACTATCTCTTGCAGAAGTTCGCGCGCACCGTGCTGGGCACCAATAATATCGATCACCACCGTACGGCGGATTTTGCCGGTTTTGCCCGCGCAGTCTCCGGAAAAGAAAATGCTACGGCCACTATGCGCGACGTTGCCAGCGCGCCGGCCATCCTGCTGATCGGCAATGATCCCACGGAGCGCCACCCGCTGCTGGCGTGGAATATCCGCACCAACGTCCGCCTGCACCAGGCAAAACTTTTTGTGGTGAATTCGCAGCCGATCAAGCTGCGCCGCCAGGCTACGCGATTTGTGCAGGTGCCAGCCGGACGCGAAGGCAAGCTCATCGCGTTCCTCAACGGCGACGATGCCGCGGCGGGCACGCTCACGGGCGGCGGCGGATCCAATGACGCGCTGAAACAGCTGCGCGACGAACTGAAAGCGCAGAAAGACCTCGTCATCATCTTTGGCTCTGAGTTGCAAGGCGCCGATATAGCAGCGCTGGTCAAGTTCGGCGCTGCTACGAATGCCAAATTCATATGCCTGGGCGACTACGCCAACTCGCGCGGCGCGGCTGATATGGGACTCTATCCCGATCTGCTGCCCGGATACGTCGCACTGGACGGGCCGCACAAGTACAACGAAGAATGGGGATCGCTCTCCAAGACCAAAGGCTTGTCTTTGCAGGAAATGATGCAAGCGGCGAAAGCCGGCAAGTTGGCAGCGCTTTATGTTGTCGGATCGAACCCAGTGGTCGACTACAACTTTGATCCGGCAGCGTTGCAGAATACCTTTGTCGTTGTGCAGGAGCTGTTCCTGACGGAAACGGCCATGCTGGCAGAAGTGGTTTTGCCCGCGGCTTCAGCGTATGAAAAAGGCGGCACATTCACCAATACTTGCGGCGACCTGCAGTTGCTGAAAAAAGCCGGCGACATTACCGGCATCAAAAGCGATTTTGAAATCATCGTTCGCGTGGCTGAGCGAATCGGCACGGAAATTCGCAAGCTGGTGCCTTTCGGTGGCGGCGTCCGGGCTGACATGGGGCAGACCCGAGGAGCGCAATCCGGCGAAGCAGACCGCCACTCCGTGTGGCTCACGGCCAACAATCTTGAGCCGAGGCTCAGCCCTTTCGATCCTTACGCCATGCTGGATGAGATCCAACGGCTGGTACCGGGATATGAATTTTCGCGGCTGGGCCTGCTGGCCGGAAACGATCAGCACATGCTGGCTGCCGAGCGCAGCGCCGCGGGCGCGGGCGATGGACTGGTACAGATTGTCCCCGCCAATGACACGCTGTTTACCTCAGGAACGCTGGGACGGTATTCGAAGACGCTCAACAGTGTGATCGAAAATAAACGCGCGCCAGCGGACAAAGAAGTGATGGCGGACTGAGCAACTGGCAATTAGCAATTAGCTTGAATGCGAATAGATCAGGCTCCTTAGTAGTAGTCAGCAAATAGTAGAGGCATGCAAATCGGCGCCTTAATGGGAATGGATCGACCTGGGCTTTGGCCCTGAATGTATAGGGACCGTGGATACAAAAACTTTTATTATCGCCGCAGTAATTAAGATCGCGCTGGTGGTCTTCATCATGCTCACGGGCGTGGCCTATACCACATGGCTGGAGCGCAAAGTGATCGGTCGCATCCAGAACCGTTGGGGACCAACGCGCGTGGGCCCGTTCGGCCTGCTGCAACCGCTGGCCGACGGCATCAAATTCATCTTGAAAGAAGACCTGCTGCCGGACTACGTCCACAAGGGCCTGTTCATTCTTGCGCCCATGTTGGCGCTAGTGATGTCCCTGATTTCGATTGCTGTGATCCCCTTTGGCGAGACCATCACCATTGCCGGACATACCACGGCCTTGCAGATCAGCGGCATGGTGAGTTCCAGCGGCGGCATTAGCGACATCAACATCGGCCTGCTTATCATTCTTGGCGTAACGTCGATCGGTGTGTACGGTGTGGCGCTCGCCGGGTGGTCATCGAACAGCAAATATTCCCTGCTCGGCTCATTGCGCGCCAGCGCCCAGATGATCAGTTACGAGCTTGCGCTCGGACTGTCGCTCGTCGGCATTCTGCTGCTCTCCGGCACCTTGAGCCTGCGCCAGATCGTATCCAGCCAGAGCGGCAACTGGGTCCTGGGCGGACATGACACGCACGTTCCTCACTGGTTCATTTTTCCGCAGATCGTCGGCTTCTTTATTTATCTGCTGGCGGCATACGCTGAGACCAACCGTATACCTTTTGATATGCCGGAAGCCGAAACCGAGCTGGTGGCGGGCTATCACACCGAATATAGTTCAATGAAGTTCGCCATGTTCTTTATGGCGGAATACGTGAACATGTTTACGGTTGCGTGCCTGGCGACACTGCTGTTTTTTGGCGGATGGCACGGGCCGCATCTTGCATTCCTTCCGCCCATCGGGCAGGCACTGCTGCCGGTGGTTTATTTCGCGGCCAAAGTTTTCTTTTTCATCTTTCTCTATATATGGATTCGCGGCACGCTGCCGCGTTTCCGCTATGACCAGCTCATGGCGTTCGGCTGGAAGTTTCTTCTGCCGCTGGCCATTGCCAACATTATTGTCACCAGCCTGATTGTGGCGTGGGGGGCATAACCGGATGGTCCATCAGGTTCTATTCATCGCTTTTGGTCTGATCTGCGTGGCCGGCGCCATCAATCTGCTGGTGCAGCGCCACCCCATCAGCAGCGCGCTTTCACTGGTGGTTGTGATGGCTTCACTGTCTTTGATTTATCTGCTGCTGGGCGCGGAATTTGTCGCCGCCATTCAGGTAATCGTCTATGCCGGCGCAATCATGGTGTTATTTGTCTTTGTGATCATGTTGCTGAATGCTGGGGCAGAAGAACGAACACGCGGCAGCAGGATGGCGCTTTTTGTCGGCGTGCCAGGCGTAGTGGTCCTGGCCGGCACCGTAGGCTGGATGCTGGTGAGCGGCAGCGGACGGTTGGGCACAGTCAGCATCAGCTCCAGCAACTTTGGCGAAACTCACAACATCGCCCACCTGCTGTTTCGCGACTTTTTATTGCCGTTTGAAATCACTTCAGTGCTGATCCTCATTGCCATTATGGGAGCGGTGGTGCTGGGAAAGAGGGAGAACTAAAATGGTTCCACTTTCCTGGTATCTCATTCTAAGCGGCATTCTATTTGCGCTGGGCGTGTTGGGCTTTCTGCTCAAGCGCAACATCATCACCATTTTTATGTCGATTGAGCTCATGCTCAACGCCGTGAACCTGAGCTTTGTGGCGTTTGCCAATTACTGGAACACGCATCCTGCCGCCGACAAATCGATCATCCCGCTGAGCGGACAGGTGTTTGTTTTCTTTGTAATGGTTGTGGCCGCAGCGGAAGCCGCTGTTGGACTGGCAATTATCATTTCTGTTTTCCGTACCCGTGAGACCCTGAACGTTGATCGCGTGAACCTGCTGAAATTATGACCAAGAACCTAAATCTCTGGGTGATTCCGCTGCTTCCGCTGATCGGCGCGGCCATCAACGGCCTGCTAGGGCGTCGCTTCAAGAACGCGATGGTTAGCGCCGTTGCCCTGCTCTTTACCGCAGCATCATTCGGCTGGGCAGCATGGGCCGTGTGGACAGCGTGGCCGGGTAGCGGCATTGCCCTACCCCACATTGAAACGCTGGCCACGTGGATTACCGCCGGCACGTTCTCCGCGCCTTTCGGGTTCCAGCTTGACCAGCTTTCCATGATCATGGTCCTGGTGGTCACGGGCGTCGGTTTCCTGATTCATATTTATTCCGTCGGGTACATGGCGCATGAAGGCGGCTATTATCGGTTTTTTGCCTACCTGAACCTGTTCATGTTCTTCATGCTCACGCTGGTTCTGGCAAACAACTATCTGCTGATGTTCGTAGGCTGGGAAGGCGTGGGACTCGCGTCGTATCTCCTGATCGGTTTTTTCTTTCTCAAGGACTCCGCAGCCGACGCGGGCAAGAAAGCTTTCATCGTTAACCGCATCGGCGACTTCGCGTTTCTGATCGGGATGTTCCTGCTGATCCAGCATTTCGGCACGCTCACATTTGCCGGCGATACCGGCGTCTTTGCCCAAGTGGCAAAACTGCCACAGGACACCGGCTGGGGTTGGATCACCATCACAGCCCTCTGTCTGATGTTTGGCGCCACAGGCAAATCCGCGCAGGTCCCGCTTTACGTCTGGCTACCGGACGCCATGGAAGGCCCAACGCCGGTTTCCGCGCTGATTCACGCAGCGACCATGGTCACAGCGGGCATTTACATGATTGCCCGCTCGCATGCCATCTTTAATCTGGCTCCACATGCGCTTCAGATAGTTGCCATCATCGGCTGCATCACCGCAATCTTTGCCGCCACCATGGGGCTGGCGCAGACCGATATCAAGCGCGTGCTGGCGTACTCCACTGTTTCGCAGCTTGGATACATGTTCCTCGCTTGCGGAGTCGCGGCCTACTCGGCCGGAATCTTCCATCTGATGACGCACGCGTTCTTCAAGGCGCTGCTCTTCCTCGGCGCAGGCTCAGTGATTCACGCCGTGGGCGGTGAGCAGGACATGCGCCGCATGGGCGGCCTGCGCAAGCTGATCCCCGTTACATTCTGGGTGGTCACGATCGCAACTATCGCCATAGCTGGAATTCCACCCTTCGCGGGTTTCTTCAGCAAGGACGAGATTCTGGGCGCGGTGTTTCACAGTCCTTATGGCGGGCCTGTGATCTGGGGCATCGGCGTTCTCACAGCCGGACTTACTTCGTTTTATATGTTCCGTCTGTGGTTCATGACTTTCTTTGGCGAACTCAAGCTCGGTTCAGTCGATCTTGGCGAAGAGGCGCACGCAGCAAATGCTCCAGCACAGGCTGCACATGGCGCTGCTTCACACTCGCACGGCCACGCCGATGACAAGTCCCACGGCCATGGAGGCGTGCACGAATCTCCATGGGTCATGCTTGGGCCGCTTGTCATTCTGGCCGTGCTGTCATTTGGCGGCGGGTGGGTGGGCGTGCCGCAGTTCATGGGCGGTCATAATGAGGTCGAGCACTTCCTCGCGCCCGTAATGCAATCGGCACCGGCCGTCGCTGGCGAGGCGGTCTCTGACAAAGATGCCACCACGTCTCACGCGGGTGAAGCGACGCCTGAAAATACAAGTGAAGAGTGGCTTCTTGCCGGCACCTCAGTCGCCGCGGCCTTGATGGGACTGTTCTTTGCGTACCTCTTCTATTACAAGAGTCCCGAACTTCCCGATCGAATCACCGCAAAGATGCACGGCATTTACATGATGGTCCTGCACAAGTACTACGTTGACGAAGGCTACGGCGCAATCTTCGTCAAGCCGCTGCTGGCGCTCTCCACGGTTGTGCTGTGGCGCGGAGTTGATCAGGGCGTGATTGATGGACTGGTAAACAGCGCTGGAACGGCGTCGCAAGGCGTGGGCAACGAGCTTCGGCAGATGCAGTCCGGCAATATACGCTCCTATGCGGCCTGGGTCGCCATTGGCGGCGCGGCCATTGTGGCTTACATGATCTGGCTGGGGGTGACGCGATGAATAATTCGATCCTCACGCTGGTCACGTTCGTCCCTGCCATTGGCGCGCTGGCTCTGATGCTGATGCCGCGCAATGATCGCGCTTTGCGCTGGGCTGCGCTCATCATCTCCATCGTCACCTTCGGCTTGTCTCTTTTTCTGCCGATGTATTACGACTACGGCGCTTCAGGATTCCAGTTTGAGACAAATCGCAACTGGATCGGCCAGACCATCCATTACCACATGGGCGCTGACGGCATCTCCATGTGGCTGGTGCTGCTCACCACGCTGCTGGTTCCGGTGAGCGTGCTGGTTTCATGGAAGTCAATTCATGACCGCGTGAAGGAATTCTTCGTCCTGCTGCTGCTGCTGGAAATGGCGATGATCGGCGTTTTCCTTGCGCTGGACATGTTCCTGTTTTACGTTTTCTGGGAAGCCACTCTGATTCCCATGGCGCTGCTGATTGGCATGTACGGGCATGAGCGCCGGGTTTACGCGGCAGTAAAGTTTTTCCTTTATACGATGGTCGCTTCGGTCTTCATGCTGGCCGCGATCATCTGGCTGTACACGCACAATCCGCAACACAACTTTGAATACGCTGCATTCCGCGACGTGATTGCTCACGGCGGCTTCTCTTCCACCGCGCTGCAGTGGCTCTTCCTCGGATTCTTTATCGCCTTTGCCGTAAAGGTTCCGCTCTTCCCTCTCCATACGTGGCTGCCGGACGCGCACGTTGAAGCGCCCACCGCCGGCTCAGTCCTGCTGGCCGGCGTGCTGCTCAAAATGGGTACCTACGGCTTGTTGCGCTTCAACGTCGGCATGTTCCCTGACCAGGCTGCCTACAATTCAAGCTGGATCAATACGCTGGCAGTGATCGGAATCATCTATGGCGCGCTGGTGGCGCTGGTGCAGCCGAACTTAAAAAAGCTGATTGCCTATTCTTCCGTCAGCCATCTAGGTTTTGTGGTGCTGGGGATTTTCAGCCTTACGACCATTGGTACTGACGGCGCGGTTTACCAGATGCTGAACCACGGCATCTCCACTGGCGCGCTGTTCATGCTGGCCGGAATGCTCTATGAACGCAAGCACACGTACGAGTTCAAAGAATTTGGCGGACTCGCCACCCCCATGCCAGTCTATGCAACATTCTTCCTGCTGGCGGTTCTTTCTTCTGTCGGTCTGCCGTTGCTCAACGGTTTCGTGGGCGAGTTCCTGGTGCTGAGCGGCGCATTCCAGAGCGCGGTACCGCATGCCATGCTGTTCGCGATCCTGGGCTCAAGCGGCGTGATCTGGGGCGCATGCTACCTGCTGTGGATGTACCAGAAAGTCTTCTACGGCCAGATCCACCATGACGAAAACAAGACACTGCCGGATATCGATGGCCGCGAACGCATCTCTCTGGTTCCGTTGGTTGTGCTGGCCGTCATCATGGGTGTAGTTTCGCCCTACTGGATGAAGTCGATTCAACCCGCCGTCGTCAGTACCCTACCGCAAGCAGCGGGGGTGAAAGCCCAGGCGCAAAAAGGTCACAGCCAAGACAAACAAGATCTAAAGAGAGTCACTGCAGCTACACCGGCTGCTGCCCCAGTCCAAAACGCTTCCGCCACAGGTGGGCAGAAATAGATGAACCCGATCCAAACAATCGACTATATTCGCATCCTGCCTGAGCTGGTGCTCACTGCCTTTGGCATTATCGTCATGATGGCTGATCCGCTGCTGAAGCCCGGAGCCAGCCGCAAAGGCCTGGGACTGGTTGCTCTGGCCGGCACCATCGCTGCCATTGCAGCCACTTTCTGCCAGATCGCGTGGAACGCCCGCGATGCCAGCTTCGGCACGCCGGGATGGTTTGGCATGGTACGCGTGGATAGCTTCGCCATCTTCTTTCACCTGCTGATTCCTGCGATCTCAGGCGTTTGCATCCTCGCGTCGCTCGAATACCTTGACGCGCAGAACATCCGCAGCGGCGAATACTATGCCCTGATCCTGTTCGGCACTGTGGGCATGGTGCTGATGTCATCTGCGGTCGAGTTGGTGCTGATCTTTATCGCCCTGGAGATTTCTTCCATCTCCACTTATATTCTTGCCGGGTATCGCCGCCGCAATGCTGGCAGCGCGGAATCGGCCATCAAGTATTTTCTGCTTGGGTCATTTGCCACAGCGTTTTTCCTCTATGGGGTGGCTTTGATGTTTGGCGCGACGGGCTCGACCAGCATTTTGAAGATCGGCCCTGCACTCGGCAGCAATCCCGGACTGCTGGCCATTGCCGCCACGGCGCTTATGATCGTTGGCCTAGGATTCAAAGTCGCCGCGGCTCCCTTCCACATCTGGACACCCGACGTTTATGAAGGCGCGCCTGCTCCCATTGTGGCGCTGATGTCTACCGGCCCCAAGGCTGCTGCGTTTGCGGTGCTGCTGCGTGTGCTGTTTGCCACCACCTCGTCAGACTGGCTGCCGTTGATCTGGATCTGCGCCGCGCTCTCCATGACGCTTGGCAACTTTGGCGCGCTGATGCAAAACAACGTAAAGCGCATGCTGGCCTATTCATCCATTGCGCATGCCGGTTACCTGCTGGTGGCTTTTGCGGCCAGCAATGAAATTGGAAGGTCCGCAGCCATCTTTTACACCGCTTCTTATGCGGCGATGAATGTGGGCGCGTTTGCCGTGGTCAGCCACTTTGGCGCTGGTGGCGAGCGCTATGTCTCTGTCGATGATTACTCCGGTCTGGGCCGCCGTTCGCCGTTGCTCGCGTTTACGCTGACGATTTTCATGCTATCTCTGATTGGCATACCCGCGACCGCCGGCTTCCTGGCCAAGTATTACGTGTTCAACGCTGCTCTTTCAGCCAATGCGCATCCCACTGCGCTGGTGTGGCTCACGATCATCGGCCTGGTTAACAGTGCAGTTGCTTCCTACTATTACCTGCGTTTAATTGTGGTGATGTATATGCGCGAACCCGTCATTGCTGAAGCTCCCGCGCCTGCTTCCGGCCCGATGAAGCTGGCGCTGGTTCTCGCCGCGATTGCCACAATTTATTTGGGTGTGATGCCGGGGCGCGTCCTTACCTATTCAGAAGCTGGCGCGCACGACCTGCTTCCTATAGCGGCGGCTGCCGGCAACGCAGTGCCGGTAACTTCAAACCCTGGAAGTTCAACCTTCCCAAGCCCCGTGGCGACTACTCCGGAGAAATAGTCACATCGCGCCGCGCGAAGACCATCGCGGCGGCAATCCAGAAAAACAGGGCCTGAGCGATTGCGCTGACGATGAGTGTGTTCAGCGAATTTCCAAGCGGTCGAAACTGGAAACTCGTCCACAGCGTGCGAAATAGCGCACCGGCAGGAAAGAATGCCCAGGCCACTGGCACTCTAAATTCGAGGAAGATCAAAGGTAAAGCAAGGACGGCTGAAGAAGCTGCGGTCGCCAGCAGCGGATGAAAGAACGTCGCAAAAAACAGGCCGACAGAAACCGCAAAGACGCAGCAGCAGAAAAGCAGCGTCATAATCGCGGCCAATCCATCCACGGGAATTCTGCCCTGCTGGCCCAGCCAGGCTGCCGTGGCGCCGATCAGAAAACAGAATAAAGCAGAAATCATGGTGCAGCCGCATAACAGTCCACCCAGATATTGCCAGCGATGAATGCCTTTGGAGAGCACCGCGAGAATACGGCGCGTTTTGCGCTCCGTTTGCAGCGCGGGGATGGCGATCATTGTGGCAAAGAAGATGGCGTAGCCGGCGTGCCAGCGCAGGAAGAAAAGTATTTCGTCGCGTTGCGTGTGGATGCGATAGATGCCGCCGATTCCCAGCACATAAGCGCACATCACGGCAAGCGCGATCCACTGTGTGCGAACAAAGTTGATGCCGATGAGAACAATGGCTCGCATGGGCTAGTGGGTTGGCGAATACAGGTCGAGCGATGTGCCGTCCACCACCGCAAGTAAGGCGCTTTGCGATACCGCATAATAGATGTTGCTGTGGTGCAGCGTGACAGACAACAGCGGCTGACTGCTGTATATCTGATAGAGATCAACGCGCAAGGGCTGGGCCACGGCGATAGGAATATTTGCTGTGCCTTCACGCTGGACGATGTGGCGTTCCCACTGGATTGCCATGTAGTCACCGCCCCCTTGCACAGAATTGACGAACTCCCTTGTTCCGGTCTTGAGGAAAAATAGCTTTTCGCCGGACCGCGGAAACACGGAAAAATTGCCGCAACCATATGCGACAAATAGCTTATGTTCCAGGGCAGTGGCCTGATATGAACAAGGATGCTCGGCGGAAGTCCAGTCCGGCATCAGCGGAGTCCATTGGCCGTCAAATGTCAGCAATCCAAAGCTGGCCGACGGCGAATAACTGGTGGGACTGGAACTGAGCAGGGCGTGATCAGCGCCTGACCATGAGGCCAGGAACCACGGCAGGCTGAAGCTCTTGATAGTTTCAAGATTGTCGGCGCTCAGGATTTCAATATCCGCCTGGGCCTTTTCTACCTTTGAAGTGGGCGAAATGGCGCTGCGCTGCAGTATTTGCTGGTGAACCAGTTGAACTTCGTCACCAGAGGGTGAGACGCCGATCTGCCATCCCTCCTCCTGGACCTGCCGCTTCAAAGGCATGGCGTGCGACGCGAGCCGCGTGAAGTCCGCCGAATATAAATAGAGGATGTCGCCGGTGCGGACAATAAATTTGCCATCGTGTGTGGCCAGCACCTTGGAAAATTCCGCGTTGGTGGGAAGCTGCAGAGACTTGATCTCGGTACCGTCTGCGGCATTAAGTATCTTGATTTCCAAAATGAAGTTGCCGGAGCCGCCGCTGGCATCGCGCGGCGCAAGTTTGGTCGCCCCGCGCGAATGGTTCACCTGATATACAAGCAGTCTTTCGGGCGAAATGAAAAGCACGCCCTGATGCAGTGTCCAGCGGAAGTTGATGGTGCGGTCAAATGCCTGAAAGCCGTACCGCTGCGTGAGATCGACCTTCCACTTGGGCTGCGCGCTCTGAGCGCAGGCGCAAGCAGAACACAGGCAAAGCAGAGCCAGCCTTTTGATCCATGTTTTCATTTTGGCTCCTGATTACCGGTGGGCTCGGCATGGCCGCCGCCATTCTGGTTCGCCAGTTCCACGAACAGGTCTTCCAGCGTTCGGCGGATCGGGTTTACGGCAATCACTTCGCCTCCGGCAAGCCAGATTTTCTCAATGGTCCTGCGCTGCGTCAGCGCCGGCACTGTGATCTTGATGAAACCGTTCTGCTGTGAGCCTTCAAACATGAGCGCGTCAATTCCCTTGGCGGTGATCACAAACCTATCTTGCGATTCCAGCAACTCGGACAGCGTGCCCACGCGGGCGACGCGGCCTTTGATCACAATGGCCAGGCGGTCGCAGATTTGTTCGACTTCTGAAAGCAGGTGCGAACTGAGAAACACGGTCTTGCCTGCGTCACGTGCGCGCAACAGGATTTCACGCACGCGCATGCGTCCCAGAGGGTCGAGCGCCGAAGCTGGTTCGTCGAGAATAAGTAAATCCGGGTCATTAACCAGCGCCTGCGCCAGTCCTACGCGCTGGAGCATGCCGCGAGAGAACTTGCCGGCGTTGCGATCGGCAACGTCGGTAATCTCAAGCTCCTTGAGCATCTCCGTGGTGCGCTGGCGGAGCTGCGGATCGCGCATGCCGTTCAGGGCGCCGTAAAATCGGACGAGTTTGGCAGCCGATCGGTGATAAAGGGCCACGTTTTCCGCCAGAAAGCCGACGTGGCGACGGGTGGGCGCGTGCCCGAATTCATGTCCCAGCATCTCACCCCGGCCGCTGCTGGGAAACATGAGTCCAATAGCCAGGTGCATGGCCGTGGTTTTGCCTGCGCCGTTGGGGCCGAGGAAGCCGAAGATTTCGCCGCGTTCCACGCGCAAAGAGAAGTTGCGCAGCGCCGTGACCCACTGGCTGTGAAAGAAGCCACGGTAATGTTTGCTGACATCGTTAAAAGCAAGGGCCGGAACGCTGGACATGGGTGGATCAAGCATACCACCGGCGTTCGACCAAAGAGAAAAGGCCTCCGCCGCAGCGAAGGCCTTTTCGTTCCGGGATCTTACTGCGTGCGCAGGAAAAGCAGCACGAAGGTGAACAGAACCAGCGATTCAATAAAGGCCAGTCCGATGAAGAGTGCGAGTTGGATCCCGGCGCGCGCTCCGGGATTACGTGCCAGCGCTTCAGCCACGGAGCCGGCGACTTTGCCCTGGCCAAGTCCAGCCAGACCGGCGGCAAGCCCCATGCCCAGACCAACGCCGATGGGAACGGCCCAATTACCGGCGGGCGCGCCACCCGGTGTTTGCGCGTAGACCGGCGATGCGATCAAAAGGACCGCAGCAGCGATC includes:
- a CDS encoding NADH-quinone oxidoreductase subunit N: MNPIQTIDYIRILPELVLTAFGIIVMMADPLLKPGASRKGLGLVALAGTIAAIAATFCQIAWNARDASFGTPGWFGMVRVDSFAIFFHLLIPAISGVCILASLEYLDAQNIRSGEYYALILFGTVGMVLMSSAVELVLIFIALEISSISTYILAGYRRRNAGSAESAIKYFLLGSFATAFFLYGVALMFGATGSTSILKIGPALGSNPGLLAIAATALMIVGLGFKVAAAPFHIWTPDVYEGAPAPIVALMSTGPKAAAFAVLLRVLFATTSSDWLPLIWICAALSMTLGNFGALMQNNVKRMLAYSSIAHAGYLLVAFAASNEIGRSAAIFYTASYAAMNVGAFAVVSHFGAGGERYVSVDDYSGLGRRSPLLAFTLTIFMLSLIGIPATAGFLAKYYVFNAALSANAHPTALVWLTIIGLVNSAVASYYYLRLIVVMYMREPVIAEAPAPASGPMKLALVLAAIATIYLGVMPGRVLTYSEAGAHDLLPIAAAAGNAVPVTSNPGSSTFPSPVATTPEK
- a CDS encoding ABC transporter ATP-binding protein codes for the protein MSSVPALAFNDVSKHYRGFFHSQWVTALRNFSLRVERGEIFGFLGPNGAGKTTAMHLAIGLMFPSSGRGEMLGHEFGHAPTRRHVGFLAENVALYHRSAAKLVRFYGALNGMRDPQLRQRTTEMLKELEITDVADRNAGKFSRGMLQRVGLAQALVNDPDLLILDEPASALDPLGRMRVREILLRARDAGKTVFLSSHLLSEVEQICDRLAIVIKGRVARVGTLSELLESQDRFVITAKGIDALMFEGSQQNGFIKITVPALTQRRTIEKIWLAGGEVIAVNPIRRTLEDLFVELANQNGGGHAEPTGNQEPK
- a CDS encoding ATP synthase F0 subunit C: MRKLTFLLLIAAAVLLIASPVYAQTPGGAPAGNWAVPIGVGLGMGLAAGLAGLGQGKVAGSVAEALARNPGARAGIQLALFIGLAFIESLVLFTFVLLFLRTQ